Within the Novosphingobium pentaromativorans US6-1 genome, the region GGCGCTACCGTGCCGGTATTGCCGGTTTCGCCGAACCTGCCTCTGAACCTGGCATTGGCTCTCGTGGTCGGATTGCTCTCGGGCGCGATGCTGGCTGTCGTCACTGAGCTTTCGTACGCCGGCTTGACCAGCCTGGGCGATGTGGAGACCCGTATCGGTCTGCCCGGATGGGGTTTCGTTCCGGCCATTCGATCGATCGAACCCCATGCGGATACGCCGATGGACACCCTGCGCGAATATCCGGAGGGGCCTCTTTCCGAAGCCTTGCGCAATATCATCGTCTCGGTCCGCCATTCGATGTCTGGATCGGGAAAGGTGCTTGCGATTACTTCGGCCATTCCGGGGGAGGGGAAATCGACGCTTGCAGCCTGCATCGGCCGTACGCTGGCCTTGGCCAACGAGCGCGTCGTGGTGGTCGATTGCGACGTCATCCGCTCGCAGCTCAGCAAACGCTTCTGCGCGCCGGAAGGAGAGCCGGGTCTGTACGAAGCGCTTCATGACGAGAGCCGGGACATCACCCAATACGCCGATGCAAGTTCGCCGCTGCGGATCGTCCCGATTACCCGCGCATTTCCCAAGGGCGAACGCCTGACGGAGCGCGGCAGGCTGGATCGGGTCATCGCGCGTCTGCGCGAAGAATTCGACGTCGTGATCCTGGATTGCCCGCCAATCCTGCCCATTGCGGAAACACGAACTATCGTAGCCCAGGCCGATTGCGTCGTGCTGGTCGTGCGGTGGCGCAAGACTGTCGACCGCATCGTCAAGGCTGCGATCCGCCAATTGACCGGCAGGACCCTCAAGCAATGCGGAGTGGTGCTGAATCACGTCGACATGAAGAAGCAGGTGCGCTTCGGCGGAGAGGATGTCGCCAGCTTCTATACCCATTACAAGGGATACTACCGGTGAGAGCGGAGCAGGCGATGGGACGGCCGCTTCGCGTGGCCATCGTGCATTACTGGCTGGTTGCAATGCGGGGCGGGGAGCGTGTGGTTGAACACCTTCTGGACCTGTTCCCCGATGCCGACCTGTTCACGCATGTCTATGATCCGCGCAGAGTTTCCGCCCGGATCCGCAAGGCTCGTGTAAGGCAGAGCTTCATCGGCCGAATGCCCGGCGCCCGGCGACATTACCAGAAGTACCTGCCGCTCATGCCTATCGCGCTCGAGGAACTGGACTTGCGCGGCTACGACCTGGTTATCAGCAGCGAGTCCGGTCCTGCGAAAGGGGTGATTACCGGGCCGGATACCTTGCACTTGTGCTACTGCCATTCACCGATGCGCTATCTCTGGGATCACTACCAGGATTACCGGGAAAGCACGGGCTGGCTTGCACGCCGTCTCATGCCGCTTGCGTTTCACCGGTTGCGTCAGTGGGATGTAAGCTCGGCGAGCAGGGTCGACGGTTTCATTGCGAACTCCAGTTTCATCGCCCGGCGGATTGCCAAGGTCTGGGGGCGCGATGCGCGTGTCGTTCATCCGCCAGTCGCCATCGACTCCTTCGCGCCATCGGCGCAGGTGAGTGACAGGTATCTCTGGGTCAGCCAGATGACGCCTTACAAGCGTGCGGACATTGCGCTTGAAGCGTTTAACCGGCTGGGCGCGCC harbors:
- a CDS encoding glycosyltransferase, with translation MRGGERVVEHLLDLFPDADLFTHVYDPRRVSARIRKARVRQSFIGRMPGARRHYQKYLPLMPIALEELDLRGYDLVISSESGPAKGVITGPDTLHLCYCHSPMRYLWDHYQDYRESTGWLARRLMPLAFHRLRQWDVSSASRVDGFIANSSFIARRIAKVWGRDARVVHPPVAIDSFAPSAQVSDRYLWVSQMTPYKRADIALEAFNRLGAPALMVGDGEMFDQIAARAGPNVEVRRRLSFPELQRAYATCRALVFTPEEDFGIVPVEANASGRPVIAFGRGGVTDSIIDGLTGIFYDRQTPMDLIDAIRRFERWQPQFQPQEAVRNAARFGPDAFARGILDALDHFRREGRLSSFASSTGPSQRTANHGITCDDNGALHSDLGMHRHSCDDVAAQCR